Below is a window of Sciurus carolinensis chromosome 6, mSciCar1.2, whole genome shotgun sequence DNA.
tttcctcccaccccacGATTTTTGGAGATCTGAGGTCGGGGTAACGGGGTAATGGGGTAGCAGTCAGCGAACAATTCCTCTGTGTCTAATCATCCCATTCCCGTTTCTTCTTTCCCTAGCGAGCCGTAGGTAGCCAGTTCGGGAGTCCGGGCAGCAAAGcagcgcaaggccctgggctgTGCGCTGCAGCATGGGACCAACCGAGCTAAACGCCCTGTTTCAAGTTCCCCTTTTTCCTAAAGCCCAGGAGGGACCTCGTTAACACGAAGACCTACCCACCAGCCACTCGCCACCGGCGGCAGAAAAGTGAGACCCGCGCTCAACGCAGCCAGCTGACTGTGGGGACCCCAGGAGCGCAGGGCGGAGGAGCAGCGCGACAGGAGGCGAGCGCGCAGGCGGCGCAGCcgggaaggagcagggaggggcaggaggaggaggaggaaagggaagccaAAAGCCAGAGCAGCCGAGCAGCCAGGCAGCCCGAGCATCGGGGGAGAACAGCCTGAGCCCCGAGCAAGTTGCCTCGGGAGCCCTAATCCTCTCCCGCGGGCTCGCCGAGCGGTCAGTGGCACTCAGCAGCGGCGAGGCTGAAATATGATAATCAGAACAGCTGCGCCGCGCGCCCCGCAGCCAATGGGCGCGGCGCTCGCCTGACGTCCCCGCGCGCTGCGTCAGACCAATGGCGATGGAGCTGAGTTGGAGCAGAGAAGTTTGAGTAAGAGATAAGGAAGAGAGGTGCCCCAGCCGCGCCGAGTCCGCCGCCGCCGCAGCGCCTCTGCTTCGCCAACTCCGCCGGCTTAAAGTGGACTCCCGGATCTGCGAGGGCGCGGCGCAGCCGGGCAGCGGCTCTGAGCCTTGGCAACCCCAGGGTCCACTATTTCCCATTTAGCCACAGCTCCAGCATCCTCTCTGTGGGCTGTTCACCAACTGTACAACCACCATTTCACTGTGGACACTACTCCCTCTCACAGATATGGGAGACATGGGAGATCCACCAAAAAGTAAGAGGCTATTTTACCTTGTGGGGCTCGGTTTGCTGTTCTTGTGCGGGGGTATCTCTTAGGCATGGGTGCAAAGGGCTCTTCGGAGTTGAAGTCATTGCccggagagaaagaaaaggtggcTTTTCTTGTTGCCGCCACGCCTGCATGCTTGCTGTCGGTTCTGATCTTCGGGAAACTGATCTTACCTTGTGTTTGAATTCTCTGTGCCCTCCCAAAGCCTAGCCTTCTGGTGCTAAGCGGTGATTTCCTCCTCCGGAATTCTGAGCTCTAGGAGAAGGTTATTATGTTGCAAAGGTCTGCCGCACATACAATACCCAGAGATATGATTTAGCATTAGACTTGCAAAAGAGAACGAGTGACAACTGTATTGATGTCTGCTCTTGCTAACAATATCCAGTCCTATGTGCTATTTAAGAGCGTGCTTCATGGAAAATATAGACATCCCTGCGTTCACTTAACGCTTCTAGTCAAAACCTTTTCTTTGACTTGACTTATCCATAATCTTTCCCAATGATTATAgcaaagagggaggaggggggaaatACAAAATGAGCGGGTTTGATTGCGTGCTAGGCTTACAAATGTAGACTATTCAAATCTGCATTTCACATATATTCCACCTCCTTTTTAAAACGAGTCAAGGTTTTGATGGCACACTTCAATTACCATCCCAAAGTGCAATACtcttaaaaaagggggggggggggagggaaaaaaacctCCCAGAGTACACCCTATAAGAGAACGACACTAAAAGTGTGTTTATCTCTGTAGGAAGTAAACGGTTAGTcaatcatgtatttattttcatttcagaaaaacGTCTGATTTCCCTATGTGTTGGTTGCGGCAATCAAATTCACGATCAGTATATTCTGAGGGTTTCTCCGGATTTGGAATGGCATGCGGCATGTTTGAAATGTGCAGAGTGTAATCAGTATTTGGACGAGAGCTGTACGTGCTTTGTTAGGGATGGGAAAACCTACTGTAAAAGAGATTATATCAGGTATGCCATTATTCTTCTTCCTTAATTTTGTCAgatttctctgtctctccccatTTCTTATTTATGTTATTTGGTGTGGCTTTGTCTTTTGGGGAAGTTTGCCTTAATGGAGTGTAGCATGCAAAAGTTGTCCTTTaagtgtagttttaaaaatacgcttttcatttcactttttagggggaaaaaagccCTTCACAGTGGTATCATAAATTGTGTGGTATTAGTAAATTACTCTTGGAATTTGTGATGTccaaaatatttcctccttttgcCTTCCccttccaaaacaaacaaaaacatttaaagatgaataaGTTTGGGattctaaactttaaaatatgGTCGATTTTCACTTTATAGaacagcattatttatttatttgtttgtttattttaatccTGTTTATTAGTGACTTAAAAATTCTTTGGAGGTGTCAGTGAGATAAATAAAAGTTTGAAGCATGTTTGGAGATGCAGTTTGAAAAAGCAAATAGACATATTGCCCCTTTTACTTTTAggataagaattccttcctgggAAATTTCAAAACCAACTGAAATATTCCTTGCAAAACGACCGgaaatttaatctttttaaatattaacccTTTGGTGACATTTGactgccttttctttcttatcttatcTGAGCTGATGAATTAGACAGAGCAGATCAAATTGCCCATCATCTGTCTAGGAACAATTGGTATATTTAGATAATTGAACAGCTTCCTTTCTCACATTAAAATCTAGTAACTGATAAAATGAGTGAATTGCCCATACTGACACAACTAAAACTACATAGGAACTTTCTGAGTTCGtgttgttattgttctttcaATTCACTCTACATGAGGCTTTGCTAGTCTCAAGTTTTCTCTGACCTGTGTAGATATGTCAGAAACTTTGTTTTCTCCCTTAGGAAGCCAgtataatttctaagaaaattgtATTAGTTTTAATAACAAACAGAAGAGATATTATCATTGCTATTATGTtaagtggtattttaaaaaattctccagtGGCTATTAATAATTAGTTTTTGTAAGTTGTAGTGTTTTTGGAGCTTGAAAACTTTTGTTGAAGTTTAATTAAGATTCAATATGCAGTCACAATTTTCTCTTGCTCACATAGTATCCAcaattctcttcttcttttttaaattgtgaagtgGAGAGTTTAATCTTGATAGATAAAATTGAACAGTGCAGGGAGGGAGGTTTTTTAATACGTAGGGGGATAGTGGGAGGAAGTAGGGGAAGTGGGGTACAGGAAGGGGGAGGGATTTTCTAAATTGTTTGGTCATAGGCAAAGTCCTCATCCTATAAAATGGAAGATCTCACATTGGGTAGGCGGAGGGAGGAAAACTTTTGAATCTACCTTCTAACCTTTGACAAATgaactgttttcttttccctttttctttctttttttcttccttgactgACATGTGAACTCAAGATTCTGGAGAGGGAGAATTTACCCGCACCTCCAAGAACTTTACTCCTATAGAGACACTGCTTTGCTCAATTGCACAGACCTGCATGTTCCTCATTTGGGATACATACAACTGTGGGAGAACCCAATTGCTTTTTTACTTTCCTCCACTaactctgtgtttgtgtgtatgcacTCACTTGTGCACTCACCCTTGGAAATACTGCAGTTGTAAAAGCAGAGCAGAGAGACCACttgaatttcaaaattttcaaaatctccTCCATGCTTTGTGtgccttttttcctctttctttcattctctctatAGGAATGGCCAGTTTTCTGTTATTCTGATAGATACTGAGAGGGCCAGGCAGTGCAGCCTTAGATAGAACCTATAAGGATTGTCCGTTGGTAAGGAAAAGACAGCAccaaggaagaccttagaagtgagtcttttcattttttagactAGTCTTGGCTCTCAAGCAAACTGAAATAGATGTGGATGTTTCCACAACTTGAAAAGATGAGAGAGCAgatgcagattttaaaaataataataaaaggaagaatggagaggGAACTTTCCATTAACACTGTTGCCTGTGCAAAACCTTTGGCTGGATAAAGATATGAATGTACAGAAACTCTGGGAACCCTCAGaggtttcattttgttattttgtgtatttgtatgtgttcCCAGTGAAGTGGAGTGACAATCCCACTCCCCGGcaccccctttttaaattttttgcagtATCAGGAATATTTCGAGCCactaaaatagagaaataaggaaacaaaagtgGGGGGCTACTGGTCACCACAGTACCCCTGAATTCCTTCCGGCAAGTATCTGTAAGGAGAACCCTGAGACTGGTTGCTCCATCAGCGACCAAGGTTTTGAATCCATCATTGAATTTTCCTTGTTTCGGGTTGGGTGTTCTGAATTAAGACGAACCAACTGAGACACAGGTcttgggaaaggaaaagggagaggaagaaggagaaggaaaaaggtgGAGGGAATGGAGAGGAGAGAGGTTTCATTTCTATCCTCCCGTTTCCATGCTTCTGTTTGGTAATACTGATTTTTCTGGGCATCTCAGGGGCTTACAGCCTAGATCACTGACGATCTTGGGACAGGGCAATACCTGCCTGATCTTGGGACAGAGCAATACCTGCCTGAAGTGACCCCCTCTCCTTGtgcttcttctcttctccccctgGTCGGTCCCTACGCAGGTTGTACGGAATCAAATGCGCCAAGTGCAGCATCGGCTTCAGTAAGAATGACTTCGTGATGCGCGCCCGCTCCAAGGTGTACCACATCGAGTGTTTTCGCTGTGTGGCCTGTAGCCGCCAGCTTATCCCCGGGGACGAGTTTGCGCTGCGGGAAGATGGGCTCTTCTGCCGTGCGGACCACGATGTGGTGGAGAGGGCCAGCTTGGGCGCCGGCGACCCTCTCAGTCCTTTGCATCCAGCACGGCCGCTGCAAATGGCAGGTACTTCTCCGCCCTAAGTCAGACCCGcttggggaggcagaggcactGGGCTAAGTCAGTGCTGCCCGACACTGCCCTGGCGGCCATAGCAACCCTGGTAGCCGCAGGGTGATCGCAACACCAGACCTGCAGTTAAATGAAGTGTTATGCATGCTCTGCTCTTTTGCAGCAAGGTTCAGTACACACACTGTCTGCCTTGACGCCGCAACCACACCTACATGTCTGTGTGTCTATATATGGGTACACAAGAACACAATGCCACTTGTGCTCACATGTATACACAAGCCCAAACAGTACTGTCAGTTTACCCTGGCTTCCAAACCATAGCTTACTGAAAAGGGCTTCAGCTCCCCGCCAGGTATTCTCTGAGCTGCCTAATTAAAGGGGTGGAGTCCTAGGCTCTTGGAGCTTCCTTTAACCCAATGAAGGAAGCTTAGAGAGCCCTAAGTCATTTATCCtaccaaatttatttttccttgagaaTTACTCCCCactctgaaacatttttaaatttttactttatcctTTTGTAAGAGAATTGGCCCAGAAAAGAGAGGGTCTTAATAACTATAGGCCACAGTGCAAAGCTGTAATTTAAAACTGTCAACAAGCTAATCTGCAGTAATTGAATTTTAAAGGGAGTCTGCCTCTTTAAACCATTCATTCTATGTGATTCGGTGAGAATTTCATCTTCAAGCCTGTTGCTGTAGCTCTAAATTGACCCCATAGGTGTTGGCCTGACCCCAGGGGATCATGGAAGGTGCAGGATTTCTACCATATAGATCAGAGGGTCAGTTCCCTATAAAGGAGAGTAGAAACAGAGCAAAGTTGGCCAGTACCAAGGCTCTGTTTCTGTACCTGCCCTCTAGTCCTCAGTAGATTTGCAACCcgtgcccctcccccacaccatgtAGTTTTAAAGTATCAGTTCCCACTATACTGGAGGTGAGGAAAAGACAGCTCTTCCCTCCTACCCGCAACTGGTCCCTTACTGGCAGCTCTAAGAATTCTCTCCTGAGGGATTTGTGAGTAGCTTGTATCAGGGCAAAGCCAAGGGTGGGAAATACAGAGGAGACCAGAATACTGGAGGTTGGGGTGTGTAAGCACAGCATTTGTTTCCCGGTCAGTTGTTTATCTCTAATGGATGCAGCTCaatagagtttcagttttcttgTGCTTAGGGTCAGCCCTCCTCTACTGAACATTGAACATCCCATGTTGATTTAGTACTAAAAAGACTAGGGACTGGAGAGATGGTCGAAATatgggatttatttatttgtttttatttgtatttgtatttttgccTGTTAAAAGGACTGTCCTCTGGGACTATACAGTTCAAGGCTTTCTAGCAGAATTCTGGACCTTCCCTTTGCAGACATTCTGACTGTCACTAGGATGTTCTGTATTTCCTCCCCTGGTACCCTCTATGGCCTTCACCCAAGAGGAAACTCCCAGTATGGAAATGGGGGTGCTTATTGTAATCTGGGCCCAGtctggatatggggaaaagggaggaaggaggaaaaggaagactgAAAATGTTGTCTCTGATGTGAGCTGGGGGAACTGATCCGGAGCCGCCCTTCCCTTGGCTGAGGCTGTGTTGACATGAACAGGGGTGAGGGCTGTGTTCAGACCTGTATTACTCAGCATTAACCCCTGCAGATTACAGAGCACAAAGATTTTACAGAGATTTTATTCTGCTTTGCACCCTCCTCACCCCACCTCTGCTGTCCCCAGAGCTCCTGAGTGGCCTGGCCTAGCTGGCTGGTGAGCTAGTGGCCTGGACTGTTCTCATGGTGCCCCTTGCCCCACAGCGGAGCCCATCTCTGCTCGGCAGCCGGCCCTGCGGCCCCATGTCCACAAGCAGCCAGAGAAGACCACCCGTGTGCGGACTGTGCTGAACGAGAAACAGCTGCACACCTTGCGGACCTGCTATGCCGCCAACCCCCGACCTGATGCGCTCATGAAGGAGCAACTAGTGGAGATGACAGGCCTCAGCCCCCGTGTGATCCGAGTCTGGTTTCAAAACAAGCGGTGCAAGGATAAGAAGCGGAGCATCATGATGAAGCAGCTACAGCAGCAGCAACCCAATGACAAAACTGTGAGTGGCCCTGGGGCCCAAGCAGGGAACTCAAGCAGGAGGAGGAAGTGCAGTACCTTTGTGTGTCTAATCTGGCTTGCACCAGTTTAAGTGCAATGGGGTGGCCCTCCTATCCCCAGCTCCATCAAACTATAGATCAAAGTGGCTGGGGGAGGCACCCTGCTGCCCACCCTGTGCTGATCTGAGCACTAGGCAGGTTAGAGAGGCCCCTATCAAAGTGATAGGGGCTCACATCCCGGTGGGTGGGCTCAGGCCCTTAACCTGACCAGCATATGAACCTGAAGGACTCAATTGCCCCCTCCAAGGGTAGGTGACAATGAGGCATTGGGGACAATCAATTCCTCAAAAGGAATAGCACCTCAGGTGTCAGTCTAGATCCTGGGACCTGGGGACTAGTCCTGCTGCCAGCCTCCTGGGCCTATCCTCACCACCTTGAGGCTGGAGAGGTCCCCTCAGTGATCCCCACTCCCACAATACAGAGCACCCTTCACTCCTGGTGGAGCCTAGACCTCCACAAAGGCGTCAGGCAACTGGCACTATTATCCAGGGCAGCACCCCACTGCAGGCTTCCTAGTTAAGTTAAGCTAAAgagtttatttctttccttttttttttttcttttttttactgctTGGCCctatttttaaatgccataaaACCTGCTGTCATTAAACTTGGCAGGCTAGCCAGGGTACTTTGTAAGTTGGTTAGTGCATAATAGCACAATAGCTGCCAGACTCAAAAGCTGGGGAGTGGGGGCTAGCTCTGGGAGGAAAACTGCTTGGAGAAAATCTGCAACTAACTAAAACTGCCCAGATCCACCATGTCCTGAGGCAGAAGGGAGAAAATTTGGCTCGTGAAAGCCCATAGTTGGAATTGGGGATCAGCTTCTAAGGTAAGGGGGAAAATGACAATCAAAGTAGAATTTGTTTCAAGAAGGTCTAGGTAGACCAAGTAGAACAGACTacagaagtagaaaaacaaaactgaaatccagCTCATATCCATAGGTACAGCAGATTAACTGAGTCAATAAAGGGCCACTATAGAGATAAGATAATACCCAGGTATATTTGCTTAGCCTGTGCAGACAATGGAGGGAGGGAGTTTGCTCATTAACATGTTGGGATGGGGGGGTTATTCACAGAATATCCAGGGGATGACAGGAACTCCCATGGTAGCTGCCAGTCCAGAGAGGCACGACGGTGGCTTGCAGGCTAACCCAGTTGAGGTGCAAAGTTACCAGCCGCCTTGGAAAGTACTGAGCGACTTCGCCTTGCAGAGTGACATAGATCAACCCGCTTTTCAGCAACTGGTAAGTGTCAGCTCACAGACAGAGAAGAGTGAATTCCCAACAGAAAGGGGATTCTGGTTTAACTGTCACATACTGAAAGATTCTGGGGGAGGGTAGTCCCTGACCCCAGGGTTGGGGGAGAGATGAGGGGGTGTGTTAGTAAAGAGAAGGGGGGCAAATGCGAGGAAAACAAACCTCTTGTTTTAATGAGACTGCGTAATTTGACTCCataggttgaattttttttttgtcagatgTACTTTTGGGGATTAACTTCAAGGTACCCAACTAGATGACTTGGGTGA
It encodes the following:
- the Isl1 gene encoding insulin gene enhancer protein ISL-1, whose amino-acid sequence is MGDMGDPPKKKRLISLCVGCGNQIHDQYILRVSPDLEWHAACLKCAECNQYLDESCTCFVRDGKTYCKRDYIRLYGIKCAKCSIGFSKNDFVMRARSKVYHIECFRCVACSRQLIPGDEFALREDGLFCRADHDVVERASLGAGDPLSPLHPARPLQMAAEPISARQPALRPHVHKQPEKTTRVRTVLNEKQLHTLRTCYAANPRPDALMKEQLVEMTGLSPRVIRVWFQNKRCKDKKRSIMMKQLQQQQPNDKTNIQGMTGTPMVAASPERHDGGLQANPVEVQSYQPPWKVLSDFALQSDIDQPAFQQLVNFSEGGPGSNSTGSEVASMSSQLPDTPNSMVASPIEA